A segment of the Candidatus Baltobacteraceae bacterium genome:
CATGCGGTTCTTCGGCGCGGTCTGAATCAGCGAGAGATCGCGCACGCCGATGAGCGACATGTGCAGCGTTCGCGGAATCGGCGTCGCCGAGAGTGTCATCACATCGACGCTCGTTTTGAGTTCTTTGAGACGCTCCTTGTGCATAACGCCGAAGCGCTGCTCCTCATCGACCACGATCAATCCGAGATCGTTGAAGGCCACGTCTTTCTGCAAGAGGCGGTGGGTGCCGACGACGATATCGACTTTGCCCTCGGCCACGTCGCGCAGCACGTCGCGCTGTTCTTTTTTGGTCTTGAAGCGCGAAAGTTCTTCGATGCGCATCGGGAAGCCGGCAAAGCGCGAGCTGAAGTTGCGGTAGTGCTGCGAGGCGAGCAGCGTGGTCGGCACGAGCACGGCCACCTGCTTCTTATCGGCGACCGCTTTGAACGCGGCGCGAATCGCCACTTCGGTCTTGCCGTAGCCGACGTCGCCGCAGACCACACGATCCATCGGTCGCGAGCGCTCCATGTCGGCCTTGGCGTCGTTGATGGCCTTGAGCTGATCGGGCGTTTCGTCGTAGGGAAATGCTTCTTCGAGTTCGGCCTGCCACGGCGTGTCGGGTGCGAACGCATGGCCCTGCGCGAGTTCGCGCGCCGCATAGAGATCGACCAGTCCTTCGGCGATCTTCGCAAGCGATTCGGAGACGCGGGATTTCGTGCGCGCCCAATCGGCGCCGCCCATTTTGGAGAGTCGCGGCGAACCGCCCTCGCCGGCCGCGTATTTGGTGACCTGATGCATCTGCGTTACCGGCACGAGCATGCGATCGGTGCCGGCATACTTCAGATCGAGATAATCTTGCGTCGCCCCCAGAATCGTCTCGGTGCGCAAGCCCAGATACTGCCCGATTCCGTGCACCGCATGCACCACGTAATCGCCGACCTTCAAATCGGCGAGCGTAACGGGCACGCCTTCCTTCACCGCGCGAATCTTCACACGCTTGGGCGGCTGCCCATAAATCTCGCTATCCCCAAGCACGCGCAGCCGCAGAGCCGGAATCGTAAACCCCGCCTCCAACGACCCCTGATCCACCACCACTCCGCCCCTTGTCATCCTGAGCTTGTCGAAGGACGGCTTGTCGAAGGACGGGAGCTTGTCGAAGGACGAGAGGTCGCGCGTTACGCTGAGTCCCGCCGCGGTCACCACATCGGTCGTACGCCCGACGCCGCTGGTTACGAGCAACACCGTTTCGCCCGCTTCGAGCCACTCGCGCAGCCGTTGGGTAAACAACTCGATGCGCCGGTTGAAATGCTCCGCCGGCTGCGACTCCAGCACGAACGTCTCGTTGATGACCGGCACCCACGCCTGCGGGTCGACCGTCTCGATCCCGCCCGGCAGCACCAGCGTGGCGTGCGCCGCAAAGCTCGCGCGCAAATCGTCGAGATGCGGATACGGCGCGGAAACCTCGGCGAGCAGCACTTCGCCGACTTCGGAATCCTCGACCGAGAGTTCGCCGGACTCAACGCCGGCGAGCAACACCTGCTCCTCGCGCGAGCGTTCGTCATCGAGCGCGCGCTCGATCGTCGCGAGCATTCCCGGTTCGTCGATCACCAAGCGCGCGTGCGGATTCAAATAGTCGAGCACGGTCTCGCGTTCGTCGTACGCCAAACTCAGCCACGGCTCGGGCAACTCCGCGTTGCCTTCGAGATACGCGTGCATGGCGTCGGCGACGTTGCGCGGACCCGCGAAGCGCTCTTGCATGCGTTCGCGATAGCGTTCGTCGCGCAGAATTTCCGTCCACGGAATAACTTCGAGGGTCGTCGCTTCGGCGACGCTGCGTTGCGATTCCAATTCGAACGTGCGAATGCTCTCAACGCTATCGCCGAAGAATTCTACGCGCGCGGGCCGATCGGCCGTGGCGGCAAAGACATCGAGAATACCGCCGCGCACCGCGTATTCGCCGGCCGCACTCACCACGTCGGCGCGATGGTAGCCCAGACGATAGAGCCGCTGCTGCGTCGCCTCCCAGCCCGCCTCTTCACCAACGGTCAGCGTAAAACGCTCGGCCGTAAAGACGGCGCGCGGCATGACGTATTGGCGCAGCGCGGCAAGCGGAAGAATCACGATGCGCGGCTTGCGGTCCACGAGGTCGGCAAGCAAACTCATGCGCGCGCTGCGCTCCGAGGGACTCTCGATCGCGCCTACGGTTTCATCGCGCGCGCGCAGCAACGCCACGGTTTCGGGCTCGCTCTCGCCGAGGTAGTACAGCAGATCGGCAAACGTTCGCTCGGCCACATCGGCCGTCGGCACCACGACCGCCAACTGATCGCCCAACGCCCGGTAGATCGACGCCAAGATCGCCGGCCGCGCCGCCGCAATCGTTTCATGCAGGGCATACGCACCGCGCCCGGACCGCAAGCGCTCGATCGCGCCCGCCAGAGCCCGGCTAGCCCCCGGCATAGCGCGAACCAACGCCCCGGCTAAGCCGGGCCGAGCAGAATGGTCCGTGGAATCAAGCACGCTAGTCATGGGGCGAAGATTATAACAAACCCAACCACCCCCACCCTAACACCCTTGTAACTTTGTCATCCTGAGCTTGTCGAAGGACGGGCCAGTCGAAAGGACGGCCCCCTCGAAGGCCGCCCCCATCGAAGCCGCTCGCCTCGACAACGGGCCGAATGGCTCTTGAGGTTGGCTGTCGATGTGCTAGCGTTGTCGCCATGGAGAAACGCTTGCTCGCTCTGCTAGTGTTGCTTTTCGCATTTTCCGGCCTCGCCGGCCCGAACGCTAGCGCCGCATCGCCGCCCGCGCGGCCCGCTCCGGTCTGCGGCCCCCCGGCTCAGTCGCAGCGCCTCGTCGAACCACCGGATATTGCGGCCTGGACGCTGCCGGTAGACGCCGCCGGCGATCGCGAACTCATTCTCGCGGTTCATCACGACGCCGCAAGATTTTGCTATCGCTACACGTGGAACGGTGCCGTCCAAACGGTGCCGCCCGTTATCCGCGTGCGGCGCGGCGAGCGGTTCGCACTGCGAATCGTGAACGACGTCACTACCGCGAGCAAAGGCGAGCGCGTCTCCTCGACCGCGATTACGCCATGCATGCCGATGGCGATGCCGGTCGTGCCGGCCGTTCGCTACACCGGCTATTTGAATCACACGATCGACGATCGGTACATGCCCATGTCGCCGATCGATTCGAACATTCACCTGCACGGCTTTCGAGGACCGGCGGCGCAAGAAGACGTCTTTCTCTCCACGCTGAGTACGCCGATGCACGCGTGCGAATACCGCATCACGATCCCGCGCGCGCAACCGCCCGGAACGTATTTCTATCACCCGCACGTGCACGGCGCCTCGTTCCTGCAAGTCGCCGGCGGTCTCGCCGGTGCCTGGATCGTCGAACCCGATACGGCGGAATTGGCGCGTTCGGCGG
Coding sequences within it:
- the mfd gene encoding transcription-repair coupling factor; translated protein: MPGASRALAGAIERLRSGRGAYALHETIAAARPAILASIYRALGDQLAVVVPTADVAERTFADLLYYLGESEPETVALLRARDETVGAIESPSERSARMSLLADLVDRKPRIVILPLAALRQYVMPRAVFTAERFTLTVGEEAGWEATQQRLYRLGYHRADVVSAAGEYAVRGGILDVFAATADRPARVEFFGDSVESIRTFELESQRSVAEATTLEVIPWTEILRDERYRERMQERFAGPRNVADAMHAYLEGNAELPEPWLSLAYDERETVLDYLNPHARLVIDEPGMLATIERALDDERSREEQVLLAGVESGELSVEDSEVGEVLLAEVSAPYPHLDDLRASFAAHATLVLPGGIETVDPQAWVPVINETFVLESQPAEHFNRRIELFTQRLREWLEAGETVLLVTSGVGRTTDVVTAAGLSVTRDLSSFDKLPSFDKPSFDKLRMTRGGVVVDQGSLEAGFTIPALRLRVLGDSEIYGQPPKRVKIRAVKEGVPVTLADLKVGDYVVHAVHGIGQYLGLRTETILGATQDYLDLKYAGTDRMLVPVTQMHQVTKYAAGEGGSPRLSKMGGADWARTKSRVSESLAKIAEGLVDLYAARELAQGHAFAPDTPWQAELEEAFPYDETPDQLKAINDAKADMERSRPMDRVVCGDVGYGKTEVAIRAAFKAVADKKQVAVLVPTTLLASQHYRNFSSRFAGFPMRIEELSRFKTKKEQRDVLRDVAEGKVDIVVGTHRLLQKDVAFNDLGLIVVDEEQRFGVMHKERLKELKTSVDVMTLSATPIPRTLHMSLIGVRDLSLIQTAPKNRMSIKTVVVPASDAVVQRAITAELDRGGQIYYLHNRIESIYAVKNALEKLVPRARIAVGHGQMHEHELEPIMQSFIEGDLDVLVATTIIENGIDIPNVNTIIVHDADKFGLAQLYQLRGRVGRSNHQAYAYLLYQAHKALSEEAKARLEAIREFTHLGSGLQIAMRDLEIRGAGNLLGAAQSGFIGSVGFDTYCQLLAEAIATRKGQQAAIEEHREAVIDVKIDAYVPNDYIPQVSQKIAVYQQLAKSRTQAEVEEIGAGVRDRFGPLPTPLHNLIEVTKLRTIALHKHVTRVIVDEKRLTLGVGSGFELDPSAISKLQSLTKNRFRFAEGKVLVDLPPLPEGHRAEERWMPLLRNILEAM